In a single window of the Zea mays cultivar B73 chromosome 5, Zm-B73-REFERENCE-NAM-5.0, whole genome shotgun sequence genome:
- the LOC109939996 gene encoding protein Brevis radix-like 2, which yields MLACIACSAKDGGDQDGSRAATPHGRDAGKSLTSQLKDMVLKFSGSGRQYKAAAASPSFRGNRFHRNSRLAAYTGVIDDSGFTSDGATEGYGYMRTTTHATGATAGTKVGRGFPQHVRSPSASWIPSIGEEDDEEDEEVVVVEEDRVPREWTAQVEPGVQITFVSTAGGAGNDIKRIRFSRDMFNKWEAQRWWGENYDRVVELYNVQTFSRQQGVSTPTSSIDDATQRDSSFYSRAGSTRDSPVILPPTAVGREQPIARATSCRATAAAASTARAACNPSSSAVPDPSDHVWAHHFNLLNSAPAPAPAAPHLDPSRATTSSLDEASVSVSNASDLEATEWVEQDEPGVSITIREFGDGTRELRRVRFSRERFGEERAKVWWDQNRNRIHAQYL from the exons ATGCTGGCGTGCATCGCCTGCTCGGCCAAGGACGGCGGGGATCAGGACGGCTCCCGCGCCGCCACGCCCCACGGAAGGGACGCCGGCAAGTCCCTCACCTCCCAG CTCAAGGACATGGTGCTCAAGTTCTCCGGCTCCGGCAGGCAGTACAAGGCCGCGGCGGCGAGCCCGTCGTTCCGGGGCAACCGCTTCCACCGCAACAGCCGCCTGGCCGCGTACACGGGCGTCATTGACGACTCGGGCTTCACGTCGGACGGGGCCACCGAGGGCTACGGCTACATGAGGACGACGACGCACGCGACCGGCGCCACCGCGGGAACCAAGGTCGGCCGTGGCTTCCCGCAGCACGTCAGGAGCCCGAGCGCGAGCTGGATACCGAGCATCGGGGAGGAGGACGATGAGGAGGATGAAGAGGTTGTCGTCGTTGAAGAGGACCGCGTGCCGCGGGAGTGGACGGCCCAGGTGGAGCCCGGCGTCCAGATCACCTTCGTCTCCACCGCCGGCGGCGCTGGCAACGACATAAAGCGAATCCGCTTCAG CCGCGACATGTTCAACAAGTGGGAGGCGCAGCGGTGGTGGGGAGAGAACTACGACCGCGTGGTGGAGCTCTACAACGTGCAGACGTTCAGCCGGCAGCAGGGCGTCTCGACGCCGACGTCCTCCATCGACGATGCCACGCAG AGAGACTCGTCGTTCTACTCCCGCGCCGGCTCGACGAGGGACAGCCCGGTGATCCTGCCGCCGACAGCCGTGGGCAGGGAGCAGCCGATCGCCCGCGCCACCTCGTGCAGGGCCACGGCCGCGGCGGCTTCCACGGCCCGAGCCGCGTGCAACCCATCGTCCAGTGCGGTGCCGGACCCGTCGGACCACGTGTGGGCGCACCACTTCAACCTGCTCAACTCCGCGCCGGCGCCGGCACCGGCCGCTCCGCACCTCGACCCGTCGCGCGCTACCACGTCGTCCCTGGACGAGGCGTCCGTGTCCGTGAGCAACGCGAGCGACCTGGAGGCCACGGAGTGGGTGGAGCAGGACGAGCCCGGCGTGTCCATCACCATCCGCGAGTTCGGCGATGGCACCCGCGAGCTCCGCCGCGTCCGCTTCAG CCGGGAGAGGTTCGGCGAGGAGAGGGCCAAGGTGTGGTGGGACCAGAACAGGAACCGAATACACGCGCAGTACCTGTGA